From a region of the Besnoitia besnoiti strain Bb-Ger1 chromosome I, whole genome shotgun sequence genome:
- a CDS encoding hypothetical protein (encoded by transcript BESB_002520) gives MANHVQRFSQGETHVNACGGKCCRGREILQQPDIVGQILSCLPWRERRRLAAVCASWQQAAENAICWTDLDLTFADATTAVTSLARSARRARLPASTLEVIGRHKQNPFAFSFASSPPPFRWIQTLQLSVYSSEEAAAVVSQLLFHTVETRNAPCSPKIPSQTQFPDPPGAFGEPSFQETQGAGALMPGLRRLDIYRGIGARGAGVFQIDTPLHILETLPSSFPPDPSWCRYNGSVCCSSAFSELGATIWPSPCFSSTSTAEDSSATPRDLSPSYSCAVDPTASQEAARVSLLPSAASPSLPHSGFGPPHGFRLPAAALRLDAEFIESSLTHPLSPSSLRPKPQVAESLASAAPRAALSADLVPCGLARLASLECLVVETPLPAALMRGLRGRLPRLRHLSVTQVMHCGRRPAARSGSEATTIAEAPPQFETLSVLREVLETLPSNQLQTLCVSFACVSAPEYYFARCWQDRDANEADHHGSALQDHAGPWEPLIERVNQALQYEGAAWRQNASRRTTLQGILEEDGDEVVDLLTEFQAASLETIWLPDTAVSYATLQRFLTQCTKLSSWHVPGWAALLSAMAPVP, from the exons ATGGCAAATCATGTACAGCGCTTTTCACAAGGGGAGACCCATGTCAATGCTTGCGGCGGAAAATGCTGTAGGGGACGGGAAATCCTCCAGCAGCCAGACATCGTTGGACAGATTCTCTCATGCCTCCCGTGGCGCGAGAGACGTCGACTAGCAGCTGTGTGCGCGTCGtggcagcaggcggcggagaacgcCATTTG CTGGACAGACCTCGACTTGACGTTCGCTGATGCGACTACAGCTGTCACCAGCTTGGCCCGCTCAGCAAGGCGTGCCCGCCTGCCCGCCTCTACACTAGAAGTAATCGGAAGGCATAAGCAGAACCCCTTTGCCTTCAGCTTTGCAAGCAGTCCGCCGCCTTTCAGGTGGATTCAGACCCTACAGTTATCCGTCTACtcgagcgaagaggcggcggccgtcgtctCCCAGTTGCTGTTTCATACAGTTGAAACGCGAAATGCTCCTTGCTCACCCAAAATCCCAAGTCAAACACAGTTTCCGGATCCTCCCGGTGCCTTTGGAGAGCCCTCCTTTCAAGAGACACAGGGAGCCGGCGCGCTGATGCCTGGTCTTCGACGGCTTGATATCTACCGTGGCATTGGAGCaagaggcgccggcgtctttcAGATAG ACACTCCTCTCCACATATTGGAGACCCTTCCGTCCTCTTTTCCGCCGGATCCCAGCTGGTGTCGGTACAACGGCAGCGTGTGCTGTTCGTCGGCGTTCAGTGAACTCGGTGCGACGATATGGCCGTCGCCATGCTTCTCTTCGACAAGCACTGCAGAGGATTCATCTGCGACTCCTCGAGACTTGTCTCCGTCGTACTCGTGCGCCGTTGATCCCACCGCATCCCAGGAGGCTGCCAGGGTGTCATTGCTCCCTTCAGCAGCGTCCCCCTCGTTGCCGCACTCCGGGTTCGGACCCCCGCATGGCTTCCGGCTGCCAGCTGCAGCTCTTCGACTGGATGCGGAGTTCATTGAGTCCTCCCTAACACACCCTCTTAGCCCTTCAAGTCTGCGCCCCAAACCGCAAGTTGCCGAGAGTCTAGCGTCTGCAGCACCTCGCGCTGCACTTTCTGCGGATCTTGTGCCTTGCGGCTTGGCACGGCTGGCGTCGCTCGAGTGCTTGGTCGTGGAGACACCCCTACCAGCTGCTTTGATGCGGGGCCTGAgggggcggctgccgcgactTCGGCATCTGAGCGTGACGCAGGTCATGCATTGCGGTCGCCGGCCTGCGGCAAGGAGTGGAAGTGAAGCCACTACAATCGCAGAGGCGCCACCGCAGTTTGAAACTCTGAGCGTGCTCCGTGAGGTCCTTGAGACCCTCCCGAGCAACCAGCTACAGACCTTGTGTGTATCGTTTGCATGCGTCTCGGCACCCGAATACTATTTCGCCCGCTGCTGGCAGGACCGCGACGCGAACGAGGCTGATCATCACGGTAGTGCCCTCCAAGATCACGCCGGTCCTTGGGAGCCTCTGATTGAGCGGGTCAACCAAGCCCTTCAATACGAGGGCGCCGCATGGAGGCAAAACGCTTCACGACGAACTACCCTGCAAGGGATACTCGAGGAAGATGGCGACGAGGTCGTGGATCTGCTGACAGAGTTCCAGGCTGCGAGTCTGGAAACAATCTGG CTCCCGGATACCGCGGTGTCGTATGCGACCCTCCAGCGATTCCTGACGCAGTGCACGAAACTCAGCTCGTGGCATGTGCCTGGTTGGGCTGCCCTTCTGAGTGCCATGGCCCCGGTGCCGTAG
- a CDS encoding hypothetical protein (encoded by transcript BESB_002530), producing MTASITMRPSSSVFVDLFTPDGSFTCRALRVLPPSNISSRNRKLPDVYPPVPVSGSKMRRIQTSPGAAGSAEMPGEEPGMSAPPHFGYSYYYDNYHQPRVPVPAYGSPDSANAERSAPAVPAAPAEQRYDAPAFAPSTEAESPSQALVPPQPPAPEPFDAASPSQLFSDMQLLTALGRNPTDPGSWQSPPPGHPPLQPHPPQSPYPPPPAASPVNPGGTVRHPITLPVGTTVTAPVTIPITLPITSPSLSPLTIAFPVNVPGVPDYFPNPSRPREPAPEQPAPPSPYPTPLPTSPAPTPPPYYPYPPYYPPRPRPIPPGGYPGYPPTYPYPLPSQPYPPPPPQTPNPAPVPPIPPRRPAPQPQPGYPRNPYPAPPTSPYPYPGYPPYYPYPPPQTPYPSPYPSNPTPVPLPPPAPTPPGEENPPLPSPVPERPYPPPRRPGRGGGGSESHEYYQALPQTLSDPGAPELGRDAEAPRGHSAAQKSPNSPSVERQTAPLAGGPLEAFGPPPTRPAAAGGRPEKEPENSVSVDAPVNPRVSSVARSSQTEARSERPEADFLRKKPPASPQAAPAVDASVATQTTNSVVDPQAGSPADTSGEVNAEARPSATITKEGISFSPSVFDQFMAAIVAQMERRDRSEPLFLPSICPACKVDIVTYAPIQMPELETEDFGRARDQLNHLQRYRVPQGTHFAGTRQGEVQEMEEATRAQQPAADAVADAEGSIEVENAGDDDVAAAATPIAPMPVAARRQSHPEEGEDDPEADAAKRKAAVVNLEAAAEKDEISAIFAPVNRRKRPKEFRSLAKEFDAKGESSASGESRDRTQDAIVVGEVPVSASHPVKRDSVAVATEYVSPPPSVYRSRLDAGEEEGTFAVMFACYHPENDAEEPEALLMANIEVRVANEMPIPVSS from the exons ATGACGGCCTCGATCACGATGCGTCCTTCGTCATCGGTCTTCGTGGATCTCTTCACGCCCGACGGCTCTTTCACTTGCCGCGCATTGAGAGTTCTGCCGCCTTCGAATATTTCGTCAAGAAACCGAAAGCTGCCTGACGTGTATCCTCCTGTTCCGGTGAGCGGTTCAAAGATGCGGCGAATTCAGACCtctccaggcgcagcgggaAGCGCCGAGATGCCAGGTGAAGAACCGGGGatgtccgcgccgcctcatTTTGGTTATTCCTACTATTATGACAACTACCACCAGCCGCGGGTTCCTGTACCAGCCTACGGAAGTCCTGACAGCGCAAATGCAGAGCGGTCCGCCCCAGCGGTCcctgcagcgcccgcagagcaGCGGTACGATGCGCCTGCTTTCGCCCCTTCTACAGAGGCGGAGTCACCTTCGCAGGCACTGGTCCCCCCTCAGCCACCGGCCCCGGAGCCGTTTGACGCGGCCTCTCCTTCACAGTTGTTCTCCGATATGCAGCTTCTTACTGCGCTCGGAAGGAATCCGACCGACCCTGGTTCATGGCAATCGCCCCCTCCGGGTCACCCTCCGTTGCAGCCACACCCGCCGCAAAGTCCAtatcctcctcctcccgctgCTTCTCCAGTGAACCCTGGCGGGACTGTGCGCCACCCAATTACGCTGCCAGTAGGTACCACCGTAACCGCTCCTGTGACGATTCCCATTACGCTTCCAATCAcatcgccttctctgtctcccctcACCATTGCTTTCCCGGTGAACGTACCTGGAGTCCCGGACTACTTTCCTAATCCCAGTCGCCCCCGCGAGCCGGCGCCAGAGCAGCCCGCTCCTCCCTCGCCATACCCCACCCCTCTGCCAacttcgccagcgccgacgcctccgccctaCTATCCATATCCCCCTTATTATCCCCCTCGGCCGCGTCCGATTCCCCCCGGCGGATACCCAGGATACCCCCCTACGTACCCGTATCCACTCCCGTCCCAGCCGtatccgcctcctcctcctcagacCCCGAACCCCGCCCCTGTGCCTCCTATCCCTCCGCGAAGACCCGCGCCCCAGCCGCAACCTGGATATCCTCGAAACCCGTACCCCGCCCCACCCACCTCTCCCTACCCCTACCCCGGATATCCCCCCTACTACCCgtatccgccgccgcagacgccttaCCCGTCGCCATATCCTTCGAACCCGACTCCCGtgccgctccctccgccggcACCGACCCCTCCTGGCGAAGAAAACCCTCCGTTGCCTTCTCCTGTGCCCGAGCGGCCATAcccgcctccacggcgccctggacgaggcggagggggaaGTGAGTCCCACGAGTACTACCAGGCACTTCCGCAGACACTGTCTGATCCGGGAGCCCCTGAGCTGGGAAGAGATGCAGAGGCACCACGCGGACACTCCGCCGCTCAGAAGTCGCCCAACTCTCCTAGTGTGGAGCGGCAAACAGCACCGCTCGCGGGGGGGCCTCTCGAAGCCTtcgggccgccgccgacccgGCCGGCCGCTGCCGGAGGACGGCCCGAAAAGGAACCAGAGAATTCCGTTAGCGTCGACGCCCCCGTGAATCCCAGAGTAAGTAGCGTGGCGCGCTCGAGCCAGACCGAAGCCCGAAGCGAGAGGCCAGAAGCAGATTTCCTTCGAAAGAAGCCGCCTGCTTCCCCACAGGCAGCACCCGCGGTGGATGCCTCGGtagcgacgcagacgacgaacTCTGTCGTTGACCCTCAAGCAGGCTCGCCCGCAGACACTTCCGGAGAAGTCAATGCGGAGGCCAGACCGTCAGCGACGATCACCAAAGAAGGAATCAGCTTCAGCCCATCCGTGTTTGACCAGTTTATGGCGGCAATCGTCGCTCAAATGGAACGCCGTGACCGGTCAGAGCCCCTTTTCCTACCCTCAATATGCCCTGCGTGCAAAGTGGATATAGTAACGTACGCGCCCATCCAAATGCCTGAGCTAGAGACAGAGGACTTcggaagagcgagagaccAATTAAACCACCTCCAGCGATATCGCGTGCCCCAAGGCACACACTTTGCAGGCACCCGGCAGGGAGAGGTACAGGAAATGGAAGAAGCGACAAGGGCTCAACAgcccgcagcagacgccgttGCAGACGCTGAAGGTTCGATAGAAGTCGAGAATGCTGGCGACGACGAtgttgccgccgccgcaactCCTATTGCACCCATGCCGGTGGCAGCGCGCCGACAGTCGCAtcctgaagaaggcgaggatgACCCCGAGGCCGATGCGGCGAAACGGAAGGCAGCGGTAGTCAACCTTGAAGCAGCGGCTGAGAAAGACGAGATCAGCGCCATCTTTGCTCCCGTCAACAGGAGAAAGAGACCAAAGGAATTCCGGTCGCTTGCCAAAGAGTTTGAcgcgaagggagagagcagcgccagcggcgaaaGCAGAGACAGGACCCAGGATGCCATTGTTGTTGGAGAAGTCCCGGTATCGGCGTCCCATCCCGTGAAACGTG ACTCAGTCGCCGTTGCGACTGAATATGTCTCACCACCACCATCTGTTTACCGGAGCCGACTTGACGctggagaagaggagggcacTTTCGCAGTTATGTTCGCATGCTATCACCCTGAAaacgacgccgaagagccaGAGGCGCTTCTGATGGCAAATATCGAGGTTCGGGTGGCA AACGAGATGCCGATCCCTGTTTCATCGTGA
- a CDS encoding putative axonemal dynein light chain p33 (encoded by transcript BESB_002510), with translation MASTLVYDSPPRPTLVRYCQPESCPAPVNVQLQPRRNASSTTYLDLSDGPAGGSRIARQLEKTFNESHEGGPSVDAVLDTLFPPLRWVEGGTLFTQHISTAPADRLDVLKTQEDLDEELLRRRASETGICPIRYELVLQCFDELIRHIAIQGPERALLLLRLKEEARMTIAAYEALSEASVNFSLRKQLQSEFAVGDREQRIAALEEENARLRAKAAGLKRQAEAMEARESSKLQVLRAKHRAEVEFLNQQLAFQENVLLSTQSSSGKSAGGSPQYQRK, from the exons ATGGCGTCAACCCTAGTCTACGattctccgcctcggccAACGCTG GTCCGGTACTGCCAGCCAGAGTCCTGCCCTGCACCAGTTAACGTACAGCTCCAACCACGGCGCAACGCCAGCTCCACGACTTATCTGGATCTTAGCGACGGCCCAGCAGGCGGAAGCCGAATAGCTCGGCAGCTCGAGAAAACCTTCAATGAATCTCATGAAGGAGGACCTTCTGTTGATGCAGTCCTCGACACGCTCTTTCCTCCATTAAGATGGGTCGAGGGCGGCACTCTGTTTACTCAA CACATTAGCACGGCTCCGGCAGATCGCCTGGACGTGTTGAAGACGCAGGAGGACTTGGACGAAGAACTTCTacggaggcgcgccagcgaaaCCGGAATTTGCCCCATACGATACGAACTCGTCCTCCAGTGCTTCG ATGAACTAATTCGTCATATCGCCATTCAGGGTCCAGAAAGAGCATTGCTGCTGCTTAG ACtgaaagaagaagcgcgtATGACGATAGCTGCTTATGAGGCACTTTCAGAAGCATCCGTCAACTTCTCTTTACGCAAGCAACTCCAAAGCGAGTTTGCTGTCGGAGACCGTGAACAGCGC ATCGCAGCCCTTGAAGAGGAAAATGCCCGTCTGCGTGCCAAAGCGGCTGGCCTCAAACGACAAGCGGAAGCCATGGAAGC GCGAGAGTCTTCTAAACTTCAGGTGCTGCGAGCGAAGCATCGCGCTGAG GTCGAGTTTCTCAACCAGCAACTCGCATTCCAAGAGAATGTCCTGCTCAGCACgcagagcagcagcggcaaaTCCGCGGGTGGTTCTCCGCAGTATCAGAGAAAATGA